From a single Papaver somniferum cultivar HN1 unplaced genomic scaffold, ASM357369v1 unplaced-scaffold_19, whole genome shotgun sequence genomic region:
- the LOC113338468 gene encoding uncharacterized protein LOC113338468 has protein sequence MDDFDDDFGQYMKGEHDVDLFPEEEVFTPVDPSKMEVKTRFANKEAFKKHLRGYCVLNKCQFILDRSAPSRIKAECRFKTEHDCPWFVYASKKEGEKTFVLRKVNLEHKCEGDPQNRNRSADPHFVKDFVLGQMKNKPKKVVPDPYKIKEDFLAEKRVNIPYQCAWKARNLVLESLYGNYKESYNEVPAFCKMFTKCNDGSVAKSLLTQ, from the coding sequence ATGGATgactttgatgatgattttggtcaGTACATGAAGGGTGAGCATGATGTAGATCTTTTccctgaagaagaagtttttactCCAGTAGATCCTAGCAAAATGGAGGTAAAAACTAGATTTGCAAATAAGGAAGCATTTAAGAAACATCTCAGGGGTTATTGTGTTCTTAATAAGTGTCAATTTATTTTGGATAGAAGTGCTCCCTCTAGAATTAAGGCTGAGTGTAGGTTTAAAACAGAACATGATTGTCCTTGGTTTGTGTATGCTAGCAAGAAAGAGGGTGAGAAGACTTTTGTTCTTAGGAAAGTGAATTTGGAACATAAGTGTGAAGGGGATCCCCAAAATAGGAATAGATCTGCTGATCCTCATTTTGTAAAGGATTTTGTTCTTGGTCAGATGAAGAATAAGCCTAAAAAAGTTGTTCCAGACCCTTATAAAATCAAGGAAGACTTCTTAGCTGAAAAGAGAGTAAATATACCATATCAGTGTGCATGGAAGGCTAGGAATCTAGTTTTAGAGTCATTATATGGGAACTATAAAGAAAGTTACAATGAAGTACCAGCATTCTGCAAGATGTTTACTAAATGCAATGATGGGTCTGTTGCTAAGTCACTTTTGACACAGTGA